A section of the Prochlorococcus marinus XMU1402 genome encodes:
- a CDS encoding pyridoxal phosphate-dependent aminotransferase → MNKSEPHDYSTLAMQGSNLKHGGNVYAIAKKLNLLPSEIIDASASLVPFDPPQILIDSINAEIENLGFRYYPERNLSDLKEIIGKFHGINPENILPGNGASELITWAGYEASKFGISCIPSPSFVDYERSLNFWNSNFIHCKLPKNWNYIFPQSFPLYPKGDVIWITNPHNPTGQLWDKNSLEKVVKKYKLVICDEAFLSITPDGDKESLIPLTQRFDNLLVLRSLTKIFNIPGLRLGYVIGSSKKLKQWEINRDPWPLNSFAIKAGIDLLSNKKFYEQWTKQIHSWINIEKKRVFEKLSKIENLKVHNSSTNFFLIESKTSLSPNIKYLENKGILLRECSSFRFLDEKWARISLQNRKNNTLLCKEIQNSFKK, encoded by the coding sequence ATGAACAAATCTGAACCTCATGATTACTCAACGTTAGCCATGCAAGGATCAAACTTAAAGCACGGTGGCAATGTATATGCAATTGCGAAAAAATTAAATTTATTGCCCTCCGAAATCATTGATGCGAGTGCATCATTAGTACCCTTTGATCCCCCTCAAATACTAATAGATTCAATAAATGCGGAAATTGAGAATCTTGGCTTTAGATATTACCCAGAAAGAAACTTGAGTGATCTGAAAGAAATAATCGGCAAATTTCATGGGATAAATCCAGAAAATATATTGCCTGGGAATGGAGCTTCTGAACTAATAACCTGGGCAGGTTATGAAGCATCCAAATTTGGAATAAGTTGTATTCCTTCTCCATCATTTGTTGATTATGAAAGATCTTTAAATTTTTGGAATAGCAATTTTATACATTGCAAATTACCAAAAAACTGGAATTATATTTTTCCTCAATCATTTCCGCTTTATCCAAAAGGTGATGTTATTTGGATAACAAATCCACATAACCCTACCGGCCAATTATGGGACAAGAATTCATTGGAGAAAGTTGTAAAAAAATATAAATTAGTTATCTGCGATGAAGCTTTCTTATCGATAACACCTGATGGAGACAAAGAATCTTTAATACCATTAACCCAAAGGTTTGATAATTTATTAGTCTTGAGAAGCTTGACCAAAATCTTCAATATTCCTGGTCTTAGATTAGGTTACGTTATTGGCTCATCAAAAAAACTTAAACAATGGGAAATAAATAGAGATCCTTGGCCTTTAAATTCATTTGCTATTAAAGCCGGAATTGATCTACTAAGTAATAAGAAATTCTATGAACAGTGGACAAAACAGATTCACAGCTGGATAAATATTGAAAAAAAGAGAGTATTTGAAAAATTATCCAAAATAGAGAACCTTAAAGTTCATAACTCTTCAACCAACTTTTTTTTAATAGAAAGTAAAACATCTCTGTCCCCAAATATAAAATACTTAGAAAATAAGGGAATATTGCTTAGAGAATGCAGTTCTTTTAGATTTCTTGACGAAAAGTGGGCAAGAATAAGTTTGCAGAATAGGAAAAATAACACTCTTTTATGTAAAGAAATTCAGAATTCCTTTAAAAAATAA
- the nusG gene encoding transcription termination/antitermination protein NusG yields MSDELTTNLASSKANTSIARWYAIQVASSCEKKVKATLEQRSVTLGVNNRIIEIEIPQTPGIKLKKDGSRQTTEEKVFPGYVLVRMILDEDTMMAVKSTPNVINFVGADDGRGSGRSRGHIKPRPLSRQEVNRIFKRASEKKTVIKLDIEAKDRIIVTSGPFKDFQGEVIEVSGERNKLKALLSIFGRETPVELEFSQINKQN; encoded by the coding sequence ATGAGTGATGAATTAACTACAAACCTTGCTTCTTCAAAAGCAAATACAAGTATAGCTAGATGGTACGCAATACAAGTAGCATCAAGCTGTGAAAAAAAAGTAAAAGCAACTCTTGAGCAAAGATCAGTAACTTTGGGAGTTAATAATCGAATCATTGAAATTGAAATCCCCCAAACTCCAGGAATAAAATTAAAAAAAGATGGAAGTAGACAAACCACTGAAGAAAAAGTTTTTCCAGGTTATGTTCTGGTGAGAATGATACTGGATGAAGATACAATGATGGCTGTAAAAAGTACTCCAAATGTAATTAACTTTGTCGGTGCTGATGACGGTAGAGGTAGCGGGAGATCAAGAGGTCATATCAAACCTAGACCACTATCCAGGCAAGAGGTTAATAGAATCTTTAAGCGCGCATCAGAGAAAAAAACTGTTATCAAATTAGATATTGAAGCAAAAGATAGAATTATAGTCACTAGTGGTCCATTCAAAGACTTCCAGGGAGAAGTCATAGAAGTCTCTGGAGAAAGAAATAAATTAAAAGCATTACTTTCAATATTTGGGCGCGAGACTCCTGTAGAATTAGAATTCTCCCAAATCAATAAACAAAATTAA
- the rplK gene encoding 50S ribosomal protein L11, whose product MAKKIVAVIKLALQAGKANPAPPVGPALGQHGVNIMAFCKEYNARTQDKAGFVIPVEISVFEDRSFTFITKTPPASVLITKAAGIEKGSGESAKGSVGNITKAQLEEIAKTKLPDLNCSSVESAMKVIEGTARNMGVSVTE is encoded by the coding sequence ATGGCAAAAAAAATTGTTGCAGTTATCAAGCTTGCTCTACAAGCAGGAAAAGCAAATCCAGCCCCTCCTGTAGGGCCAGCTTTAGGACAACATGGTGTCAATATCATGGCGTTTTGTAAAGAATACAATGCAAGGACTCAAGATAAAGCTGGTTTTGTAATTCCAGTTGAGATTTCTGTTTTTGAAGATAGAAGCTTTACTTTTATCACAAAAACACCTCCTGCATCCGTTTTAATAACAAAGGCAGCTGGTATAGAGAAAGGATCAGGTGAGTCCGCAAAAGGCTCCGTTGGGAATATAACTAAAGCTCAACTAGAAGAAATAGCCAAAACTAAGCTTCCTGATCTAAACTGTTCTAGTGTTGAATCAGCAATGAAAGTAATTGAGGGTACTGCTCGTAATATGGGCGTCTCTGTTACTGAATGA
- a CDS encoding ATP-dependent Clp protease ATP-binding subunit, whose amino-acid sequence MKETLTSSPELFSDISWNLLLLGEETAKKWDHSEFNIEHIIHTLFSSSEFFAFIEKLSIDQDTVLDITEDFLEETPTNESDFFTIGEDLEILLDNANQIKIQWGSKLIEIPHLLIALGRDLRIGNYVFEESNLSMEKLEEELKFFPNINQSKDSFNYKNVIEINNQSNFESNKETLVKEEKFKKAINPLPKSELQIETQKQVKKNENALSIYGKDLTESAKKGLLDPVLGRESEINNLMRVLCRRNKNNPILIGNPGVGKTSIAKLLAQLIIENKVPDSLKDLKIISLDLGALVSGTKFRGQLEERLSLIMQELNDPSQGMILFIDEIHSILSSDRSSTDISNILKPLLAEGDLRCIGTTTPEKFRETIEKDQALNNCFQKIAVNEPSLELSAKILQGIKKKYESHHGIKISEEAVNYSAKLADRYISDKCLPDKAIDLIDEAAAQLKIEANNKPQVILELENKLHTIDEKLNNLQGEKIEAKEKLLNIRKQSEAKLNVLLDNWNNFREEMQQLSILMKEEDKLTKQIKDKSNHEIENDLDYLEKLEEELSEIENEIQKVEENFSKLKKNRNFPFKYQVEPDDIADVISKTTGIPISKVVSNERKKLVNLETELSEKVIGQEKAIEAVSAAIRRARVGMKSPKRPIGSFLFLGPTGVGKTELAKSLATALFDEEDALLRLDMSEYMEKNAVARLLGAPPGYVGYEEGGQLTEAVRRKPYSVILLDEIEKAHTEVFNILLQVLDEGRLTDSQGRTVDFKNTVIIMTSNLAGKSILEYSQKISKSEVNLEKDQQILDNSISNTLSSIFRPEFLNRIDEVVKFDPLSIDELQKIIILQTEDLKNLLLEQKINITIDKKVINKIANDSYEPKYGARPLSRELRRQIENPLAAKLLEDNFKNKKNITIKINPAKKDEIVFKPS is encoded by the coding sequence ATGAAAGAAACACTTACATCCAGTCCTGAACTTTTTAGCGATATCAGTTGGAATCTTCTTTTATTAGGGGAAGAAACCGCAAAAAAATGGGACCATAGCGAATTTAATATTGAACACATAATTCATACATTGTTCTCATCAAGTGAATTCTTTGCTTTCATTGAAAAATTATCAATCGACCAAGATACAGTTTTAGATATAACAGAAGATTTTTTAGAAGAGACACCAACAAATGAGTCAGATTTTTTTACTATTGGAGAAGATTTAGAAATTTTATTAGACAATGCGAATCAGATTAAAATTCAATGGGGATCTAAATTAATAGAAATCCCTCATTTACTAATTGCTCTTGGAAGAGATTTAAGAATTGGAAATTATGTTTTTGAAGAAAGCAATCTTTCAATGGAAAAATTAGAAGAGGAATTAAAGTTTTTCCCAAATATCAATCAATCAAAAGATTCTTTTAATTATAAAAATGTAATTGAGATAAATAATCAATCTAATTTTGAATCAAACAAAGAGACTTTAGTTAAAGAAGAAAAATTTAAAAAAGCTATTAATCCATTACCTAAAAGTGAACTTCAAATTGAAACCCAAAAACAAGTTAAAAAAAATGAAAATGCTCTTTCAATTTATGGAAAAGATTTAACAGAATCAGCTAAAAAAGGTTTACTGGATCCCGTTTTAGGAAGAGAGAGTGAGATCAATAATTTAATGAGGGTACTCTGCAGAAGAAACAAAAATAATCCCATACTTATAGGCAATCCTGGAGTTGGTAAAACCTCAATCGCAAAATTACTTGCTCAATTAATTATTGAAAATAAAGTTCCTGATTCTCTAAAAGACTTAAAAATTATTTCACTTGACTTAGGTGCTTTAGTTTCTGGGACAAAATTTAGAGGGCAACTAGAGGAACGACTAAGCTTAATAATGCAGGAACTAAACGATCCAAGCCAAGGAATGATTCTATTTATTGATGAAATTCACTCAATATTAAGTTCTGACAGATCTTCTACCGACATTAGTAATATCTTAAAACCTTTACTAGCTGAAGGAGATCTTAGATGTATCGGTACAACAACACCTGAGAAATTTCGTGAAACTATTGAAAAAGATCAGGCATTGAATAATTGCTTTCAAAAGATAGCTGTTAATGAACCTTCACTAGAATTAAGCGCAAAAATACTGCAAGGAATCAAAAAGAAATATGAATCACATCATGGAATAAAAATTTCTGAAGAGGCTGTAAACTATTCTGCAAAATTGGCCGACAGATACATTAGCGATAAGTGTCTTCCTGATAAAGCAATAGATTTAATTGATGAAGCAGCTGCCCAGTTAAAAATCGAAGCTAATAATAAGCCTCAAGTAATTCTGGAACTAGAAAACAAACTTCATACTATTGATGAAAAACTGAATAATTTACAAGGAGAAAAAATCGAAGCTAAAGAAAAACTTTTGAATATAAGAAAACAATCAGAGGCAAAATTGAACGTTCTCTTGGACAATTGGAACAACTTTAGGGAAGAAATGCAGCAATTATCTATTTTGATGAAAGAAGAAGATAAGCTAACCAAACAAATTAAAGATAAATCAAATCACGAAATTGAAAATGATCTGGATTATTTAGAAAAACTTGAAGAAGAGTTAAGTGAAATAGAGAATGAAATACAAAAAGTTGAAGAGAACTTTAGTAAATTAAAGAAGAATAGGAATTTTCCTTTTAAATATCAAGTTGAACCTGATGATATTGCTGATGTCATCTCAAAAACCACAGGTATTCCAATTTCTAAAGTAGTTTCAAATGAACGTAAGAAATTAGTCAATCTAGAAACAGAACTAAGTGAAAAAGTTATTGGACAAGAAAAAGCTATAGAAGCTGTTTCTGCTGCAATTAGAAGAGCTCGCGTGGGCATGAAAAGTCCTAAAAGACCTATTGGATCTTTTTTATTTTTGGGTCCTACTGGGGTTGGTAAAACAGAATTAGCAAAATCTCTTGCAACAGCTTTATTTGATGAAGAAGATGCACTTCTAAGATTAGACATGAGTGAATATATGGAGAAAAATGCCGTAGCAAGACTTTTGGGAGCTCCTCCAGGTTATGTTGGCTATGAAGAGGGAGGTCAATTAACTGAAGCTGTAAGACGTAAACCCTATTCAGTAATACTTCTTGATGAGATAGAAAAAGCGCATACAGAAGTATTTAATATCCTTTTGCAAGTCTTAGACGAAGGAAGATTAACAGACTCTCAAGGGAGGACAGTAGATTTCAAAAATACCGTAATAATTATGACTAGTAACCTAGCTGGTAAATCTATACTGGAGTATTCACAAAAGATTTCTAAAAGTGAAGTAAATTTAGAAAAAGATCAACAAATTCTAGATAATTCCATTAGTAATACATTATCTTCAATTTTTAGACCTGAATTTTTAAATAGAATCGACGAAGTAGTAAAGTTTGATCCATTATCTATTGATGAACTTCAAAAAATAATAATTTTACAGACAGAAGATTTAAAAAACCTACTACTTGAACAGAAAATAAATATTACTATAGACAAAAAAGTTATCAATAAAATTGCAAATGATTCTTACGAACCTAAATATGGTGCTAGACCACTTAGTAGGGAACTTAGAAGACAAATAGAAAACCCCTTAGCTGCAAAACTTTTAGAGGATAACTTTAAAAACAAAAAAAATATCACAATTAAAATTAACCCCGCTAAAAAAGATGAGATTGTTTTCAAACCTAGCTGA
- the eno gene encoding phosphopyruvate hydratase: MKETIDFLIDTIEARQVLDSRGNPTVEAEVFLECGSSGRAIVPSGASTGAHEAHELRDGGSKYMGKGVLNAVNKIHETISPALCGLSALDQTAVDKLMIEIDGTPNKSNLGANSILAVSLATARASANALDIPLYRYLGDPLSNLLPVPLMNVINGGAHAPNSLDFQEFMLVPHGVNNFSESLRMGTEIFHSLKSLLDQKGLSTAVGDEGGFAPNLSSSEEAGDLLLQAIQKAGFKPGEQVSLALDVASTEFYSDGIYKYEGKSLNSSEMISYLSSLVSNYPIVSIEDGLAEDDWEGWSELNNELGNKVQLVGDDLFVTNTQRLKKGIMEKSANSILIKVNQIGTLTETLEAIELAKMSGFTSVISHRSGETEDTTIADLSVATRSGQIKTGSLSRSERIAKYNRLLKIEEELGNQARFAGAVGLGPKNI, from the coding sequence GTGAAAGAAACTATTGATTTTCTAATTGATACTATTGAAGCAAGACAAGTCCTTGATTCAAGAGGTAATCCAACTGTAGAGGCAGAAGTATTTTTGGAATGTGGTTCAAGTGGTAGAGCAATTGTTCCCAGCGGAGCTAGCACTGGTGCTCATGAGGCACATGAATTAAGAGACGGTGGTTCAAAATATATGGGAAAAGGTGTTTTGAATGCTGTGAATAAAATTCATGAAACAATATCCCCTGCTTTATGTGGTTTGTCAGCTTTAGATCAAACTGCAGTAGATAAATTAATGATTGAAATTGATGGAACTCCTAATAAGTCTAACCTTGGAGCAAATTCAATCCTTGCAGTAAGCCTTGCAACTGCCAGAGCATCAGCAAATGCTTTAGATATTCCCCTATATAGATATCTTGGAGATCCATTATCCAATCTTCTTCCAGTCCCATTGATGAATGTAATAAATGGTGGTGCTCATGCACCAAATAGTCTTGATTTTCAGGAATTTATGCTTGTCCCACATGGAGTTAATAATTTCAGTGAATCATTAAGAATGGGTACTGAAATTTTTCACTCATTAAAATCATTACTTGATCAAAAAGGTCTTTCAACTGCTGTAGGCGATGAGGGTGGATTTGCCCCAAATTTGTCATCCAGTGAAGAGGCAGGGGACCTATTATTACAAGCAATTCAAAAAGCAGGATTTAAGCCTGGTGAGCAGGTATCTTTAGCTTTAGATGTTGCTAGTACTGAATTTTATAGTGATGGTATTTATAAATATGAAGGGAAAAGCTTAAATAGTTCTGAAATGATTTCATATCTTTCAAGTTTAGTTTCTAATTATCCAATAGTTTCAATAGAAGACGGTTTAGCAGAGGATGATTGGGAGGGTTGGTCAGAATTAAACAATGAATTAGGAAATAAAGTTCAGCTTGTAGGTGATGATTTGTTTGTTACTAATACACAAAGGTTAAAGAAAGGGATTATGGAAAAATCTGCCAATTCAATCCTAATAAAGGTAAATCAAATTGGAACATTAACTGAAACTTTGGAAGCTATTGAGTTAGCTAAAATGTCCGGTTTCACAAGTGTTATTAGTCATAGAAGTGGTGAGACTGAAGATACAACAATTGCTGATTTATCTGTAGCCACAAGATCGGGTCAGATCAAGACCGGCTCTTTGAGTAGAAGTGAGAGGATTGCAAAATATAATAGGCTTTTAAAAATTGAAGAAGAATTGGGAAATCAAGCAAGATTCGCTGGAGCTGTAGGTTTGGGTCCCAAAAATATATAG
- a CDS encoding quinone-dependent dihydroorotate dehydrogenase has product MNEQKRVFKNLYKNLVTPILKKDSGIDAEYLTNLSLNLLSFSSRKYNWPLISNILKNLNEEFSITDQRLTQKICGINFCNPIGLAAGFDKNGNAANIWQNFGFGFAELGTVTKFAQEGNPKPRLFRLAEEEAALNRMGFNNNGAENLVKNFLEQGIDLKKNRKNICLGINFGKSKITGLSQAKDDYLTSLKLLIPYCDYAAINVSSPNTEGLRKLQDPILLKELLREIKNIPNCPPLFVKIAPDLGLKDIEDICQLIIEEKIDGIIATNTSIDRLGLENRKIRQTGLLLSQENGGLSGRPLQKKANQIIKQIHNIDKKIILIGVGGIDSPESAWERICSGASLIQLYTGWIYKGPQLVPDILEGLLKQLNNHQLSNIKDAIGSDLKWVE; this is encoded by the coding sequence ATGAATGAACAAAAGAGGGTATTTAAAAATCTTTATAAAAACTTGGTTACTCCTATATTAAAAAAAGACTCCGGAATCGATGCAGAATATTTAACTAATTTATCTCTTAACCTTCTATCATTCAGTTCAAGAAAATATAATTGGCCATTAATTTCAAATATCCTAAAAAATCTAAATGAAGAATTTTCTATAACTGACCAAAGGTTAACTCAGAAAATATGTGGAATAAATTTTTGTAATCCAATTGGTTTAGCTGCGGGTTTTGACAAAAATGGAAATGCTGCAAACATATGGCAAAATTTTGGTTTTGGATTTGCTGAACTTGGAACAGTTACTAAGTTTGCTCAAGAAGGTAATCCCAAACCAAGATTGTTTAGATTAGCAGAAGAAGAGGCGGCATTAAATAGAATGGGTTTTAATAATAATGGTGCTGAAAATCTAGTTAAAAACTTTCTTGAACAAGGTATTGATTTAAAAAAAAACAGGAAGAATATTTGTTTAGGGATAAATTTCGGGAAGTCAAAAATTACAGGTTTATCTCAAGCAAAAGATGATTATTTAACATCTCTAAAATTATTAATTCCATATTGTGATTACGCAGCAATAAACGTTAGTTCTCCAAATACTGAAGGACTAAGAAAGTTACAAGATCCAATTCTTCTAAAAGAACTTCTTAGAGAAATTAAAAACATACCTAATTGTCCACCATTATTTGTAAAAATTGCACCAGATTTAGGCCTTAAAGATATTGAAGATATTTGCCAATTAATAATCGAGGAAAAAATCGATGGAATAATTGCTACAAATACCAGCATTGATAGATTAGGTCTTGAAAATAGAAAGATTAGGCAAACCGGATTATTACTCTCTCAAGAGAATGGAGGATTAAGTGGAAGGCCTCTACAAAAAAAAGCAAATCAAATAATAAAACAAATACATAATATTGATAAAAAGATTATATTAATTGGAGTTGGTGGAATAGATAGTCCTGAGTCAGCTTGGGAAAGAATTTGTTCTGGAGCATCATTAATTCAACTTTATACAGGATGGATATATAAGGGTCCACAATTAGTACCAGATATACTTGAGGGACTTTTAAAGCAACTAAATAACCATCAATTATCTAATATCAAAGATGCAATTGGATCAGATTTAAAATGGGTTGAATAA
- the secE gene encoding preprotein translocase subunit SecE → MTSPTTNQEPLKKDSPQIEEPKKKSNFLKSTYDELKLVVWPNKQQLFSESVAVIIMVSFSAAAIASVSRFYGWAASQIFG, encoded by the coding sequence GTGACAAGTCCAACTACTAATCAAGAACCTCTTAAAAAAGATTCACCTCAAATAGAAGAGCCTAAAAAAAAGAGTAATTTTTTAAAGTCTACCTATGATGAGCTTAAACTCGTTGTATGGCCAAACAAACAACAACTTTTTAGCGAATCGGTTGCGGTTATAATTATGGTATCCTTTTCTGCCGCAGCCATAGCCTCTGTGAGCAGATTCTATGGATGGGCAGCTTCGCAAATTTTTGGTTGA
- the rplA gene encoding 50S ribosomal protein L1, translating into MKKLSKRMAALSTKIEDRIYPPLEALSIIKENANAKFDETIEAHIRLGIDPKYTDQQLRTTVALPHGTGQSIKIAVITSGENVSKAKSAGADLFGEEDLVESINKGNMEFDLLIATPDMMPKVAKLGRVLGPRGLMPNPKAGTVTNDIANAIKEFKAGKLEFRADKAGIVHVRFGKASFSKEALFDNLKTLQESIDKNKPSGAKGKYWKTFYVTSTMGPSIQVDLNAIQDYQPEG; encoded by the coding sequence ATGAAAAAACTATCAAAAAGAATGGCGGCTCTATCAACAAAGATAGAAGATCGCATTTACCCCCCACTTGAAGCTCTAAGTATTATCAAGGAAAATGCTAATGCCAAATTTGATGAAACTATTGAAGCGCATATACGTCTAGGTATTGATCCAAAATATACTGATCAACAATTAAGGACCACTGTTGCATTACCACATGGGACTGGTCAAAGTATTAAAATTGCAGTCATTACAAGCGGTGAGAATGTATCGAAAGCCAAGTCTGCAGGTGCAGACCTATTTGGCGAAGAAGATCTTGTGGAAAGTATCAACAAAGGAAATATGGAGTTCGATCTACTTATTGCAACTCCAGATATGATGCCAAAGGTTGCAAAATTAGGACGAGTTTTAGGACCTAGAGGTTTAATGCCTAATCCTAAAGCTGGGACAGTAACGAATGATATTGCTAATGCAATAAAAGAATTCAAAGCTGGTAAGCTCGAATTTAGAGCAGATAAAGCCGGTATTGTTCATGTCCGCTTTGGAAAAGCAAGTTTTTCAAAAGAGGCTCTATTTGACAACTTAAAGACCTTACAAGAATCAATTGATAAAAATAAACCAAGTGGAGCCAAAGGAAAGTATTGGAAAACTTTTTATGTAACTTCAACTATGGGACCTTCAATTCAAGTTGATTTAAATGCAATACAAGATTACCAACCTGAAGGTTAA
- the rplL gene encoding 50S ribosomal protein L7/L12: MSAKTEEILESLKSLSLLEASELVKQIEEAFGVSAAASAGVVMAAPGAAGGEADGGAAEEKTEFDVVLESFDAAAKIKVLKVVRNATGLGLGDAKALVESAPKTVKEGIAKADAESLKKEIEEAGGKVTLK; encoded by the coding sequence ATGTCCGCAAAAACTGAAGAAATTCTTGAATCATTAAAATCTCTATCCCTTTTAGAAGCATCTGAGCTTGTAAAACAAATTGAAGAGGCTTTTGGTGTATCTGCTGCAGCTTCTGCAGGGGTGGTAATGGCAGCTCCAGGAGCAGCTGGCGGTGAGGCAGATGGTGGCGCTGCTGAAGAAAAAACTGAATTTGATGTAGTTCTCGAAAGCTTTGATGCAGCTGCAAAAATCAAAGTACTTAAAGTTGTAAGAAATGCAACTGGTCTAGGTCTTGGCGATGCAAAAGCACTTGTTGAATCTGCACCAAAAACAGTAAAAGAAGGAATTGCTAAAGCAGATGCTGAATCTTTAAAGAAAGAGATTGAAGAAGCTGGCGGTAAAGTTACACTTAAATAA
- the rnhA gene encoding ribonuclease HI — protein MNIDSIAIEAATDGACSGNPGPGGWGGLIIFDDKSELEIGGSEQNTTNNRMELTAAIKTLEKLKTYKLKENFKLRTDSKYVIEGYTKWIINWKRNGWKTSSGKSVQNLDLWQKIDQLRINGLVMEYVKGHSGDKQNDRVDKIANNYSKGIPLKSNLKESESSVDFFEKSAPIEIQELFSRNELIQKFAEKKYLLSSLELTNLLGEENHLKIRQYLPFEWRNWLLIPKGEKYWIIEKKNPDFL, from the coding sequence ATGAATATTGATAGTATTGCAATTGAAGCTGCAACAGATGGAGCGTGCAGTGGTAATCCAGGTCCAGGTGGTTGGGGTGGCCTAATAATCTTTGATGACAAAAGTGAATTAGAAATAGGTGGTTCCGAGCAAAATACTACTAATAATAGAATGGAACTCACTGCAGCTATAAAAACACTTGAGAAATTAAAAACCTATAAATTAAAAGAAAACTTTAAATTAAGAACTGATAGTAAATATGTCATAGAAGGGTATACAAAATGGATTATTAATTGGAAGAGAAATGGATGGAAAACAAGTTCAGGAAAATCAGTTCAAAATCTTGATTTATGGCAAAAAATTGATCAATTAAGAATTAATGGTCTTGTAATGGAATATGTTAAAGGCCATAGCGGTGACAAGCAAAATGATAGGGTAGATAAAATCGCAAATAACTATAGCAAAGGTATACCTCTTAAAAGTAACTTAAAAGAGTCTGAATCTTCAGTAGATTTTTTTGAAAAAAGTGCACCTATAGAAATTCAGGAATTATTTTCAAGAAATGAATTAATTCAAAAATTTGCAGAAAAAAAATACTTGTTAAGTTCCCTAGAACTCACTAACTTATTAGGAGAAGAAAACCACTTAAAGATAAGACAATATTTACCTTTTGAATGGCGTAATTGGTTATTAATTCCCAAAGGTGAAAAATATTGGATAATAGAAAAAAAGAATCCTGATTTTTTATGA
- the rplJ gene encoding 50S ribosomal protein L10 — protein sequence MGRTLENKQQIVTEIKSLLNDSEMAVVLDYKGLTIKEMSDLRSRLQTTNGICKVTKNSLMRKAIDGDSNWNDLESLLTGTNAFVLIKEDVGGAVKAIQSFQKDTKKSETKGALFEGRLLSNSEIKEIASLPSKEVLMAKIAGALNGVATKIAISINEVPSGLARSLKQHSEKSES from the coding sequence ATGGGCCGAACACTAGAGAATAAGCAACAAATCGTTACTGAGATTAAATCTCTTTTAAACGACTCGGAAATGGCTGTAGTTCTTGACTATAAAGGTTTAACTATCAAAGAAATGTCAGATTTGCGATCTAGATTGCAAACAACTAACGGCATTTGCAAAGTTACTAAAAATTCATTAATGCGTAAAGCGATTGATGGAGATAGTAATTGGAACGATCTTGAATCTTTACTGACCGGAACAAATGCTTTTGTCTTAATCAAAGAAGATGTTGGTGGTGCTGTAAAAGCAATCCAATCTTTTCAAAAAGACACCAAAAAATCCGAAACCAAAGGAGCTTTATTTGAAGGCAGACTTCTTAGCAATTCTGAAATAAAAGAAATTGCAAGTCTTCCATCTAAGGAAGTATTGATGGCAAAAATTGCTGGCGCTCTTAATGGCGTTGCAACAAAAATTGCGATCTCTATCAATGAAGTACCTTCTGGACTTGCTAGATCACTTAAACAACATTCTGAAAAATCAGAATCCTAA